Proteins encoded in a region of the Prinia subflava isolate CZ2003 ecotype Zambia chromosome 24, Cam_Psub_1.2, whole genome shotgun sequence genome:
- the SRRM1 gene encoding serine/arginine repetitive matrix protein 1 isoform X4 → MDAGFFRGTSAEQDNRFSNKQKKLLKQLKFAECLEKKVDMSKVNLEVIKPWITKRVTEILGFEDDVVIEFIFNQLEVKNPDSKMMQINLTGFLNGKNAREFMGELWPLLLSAQENIAGIPTAFLELKKEEIKQRQIEQEKLASMKKQDEDKEKRDKEDKDNREKRDRSRSPRRRKSRSPSPRRRSSPVRRERKRSHSRSPHHRTKSRSATPAPEKKEATPEPEPSIKPKETVVQEATSNSDIPKPPKPEPPVPETKETSPERNSKKEREKEKEKTRQRSPTRSKSRSRSRSRSPSHSRPRRRHRSRSRRRPSPRRRPSPRRRSPPRRMPPPPRHRRSRSPVRRRRRSSASLSGSSSSSSSSRSRSPPKKAPKRPAASPPRKARRLSPSASPPRRRHRPSPPGSPPPKPRRSPSPQQPGRARKSRASASPARAAAPKHKSTEKRESPSPAPKPRKAELSESEDKGGKMAAADSVQQRRQYRRQNQQSSSEEERPKRSNVKNGEVGRRRRHSHSRSPSPSPRKRQKESSPRRRRRSPSPPPTRRRRSPSPAPPPRRRRSPSPPRRRSPSPPPRRRSPSPRRYSPPIQRRYSPSPPPKRRTASPPPPPKRRASPSPQSKRRVSHSPPPKQRSSPTAKRRSPSVSSKHRKGSPPSRSNRETRSPPQNKRHSPSPRPRASHPSSSPPPPRRGASASPQRRQSPSPSSRPIRRVSRTPEPKKTKASTPSPRRVSSSRSASGSPETAPKKHQGPASPARSRSPSANWSPAKKAKSPTQSPSPARNSDQEGGGKKKKKKKDKKHKKDKKHKKHKKHKKEKAAAAAAAAAVVAADTTSVQGDQEAETEPKKETESEPEDNLDDLEKHLREKALRSMRKAQVSPPS, encoded by the exons ATGGACGCCGGGTTCTTCCGC GGaaccagtgcagagcaggacaatcgCTTCAGCAACAAGCAGAAGAAGCTGTTGAAGCAGTTGAAGTTTGCAGAATGCTTAGAAAAGAAG GTGGACATGAGCAAAGTAAATCTGGAAGTAATCAAACCATGGATAACAAAACGAGTAACAGAAATCCTTGGATTTGAAGATGATGTAGTAATTGAATTTATATTCAACCAGTTGGAAGTGAAG AACCCAGATTCCAAAATGATGCAAATCAACCTGACTGGTTTTTTGAATGGGAAAAATGCTAGGGAGTTCATGGGAGAACTGTGGCCACTGCTATTAAGTGCACAAGAAAACATTGCTGGTATTCCAACTGCATTTCTGGaactgaagaaagaagaaataaaacaacgACAG ATAGAGCAGGAGAAACTGGCTTCCATGAAGAAACAAGATGAAGACAAAGAGAAGAGAGATAAGGAAGACAAAGacaacagagagaaaagagacagATCCAGGAGTCCAAGAAG gcgCAAGTCCCGCTCCCCGTCCCCGCGGCGCCGCTCGTCTCCCGTGCGCCGCGAGCGCAAGCGCAGCCACTCGCGCTCGCCCCACCACCGCACCAAGAGCCGCAGCGCCACCCCTGCCCCCGAGAAGAAAGAGGCCACTCCTGAACCAGAGCCCTCCATCAAACCAAAGGAGACCGTGGTGCAAGAGGCGACTTCAAACAG TGATATTCCAAAACCTCCTAAACCTGAACCTCCTGTACCAGAGACTAAGGAAACTTCACCAGAACGTAATTcaaagaaggagagagagaaggagaaggagaagactCGTCAGAGATCCCCAACTCGATCCAAGTCCAGGTCACGATCCCGGTCCCGTTCTCCATCTCATTCTCGACCCAGAAGGCGCCATAGATCACGGTCAAG GAGGCGACCCAGCCCGCGGCGCCGGCCGTCCCCGCGCAGGAGGAGCCCGCCCCGCAGGATGCCTCCCCCAcccaggcacaggaggagcagaTCCCCCGTCAGGCG GAGAAGACGCTCCTCGGCCTCGCTGTCGGGCAGCAGCTCCTCGTCGTCGTCGTCGCGCTCGCGCTCTCCACCAAAGAAGGCTCCCAAGCGGCCGGCGGCCAGCCCCCCGCGCAAGGCGCGCCGCCTGTCGCCCTCGGCCAGCCCGCCCCGGCGCCGCCACCGGCCCTCGCCCCCCGGCAGCCCCCCGCCCAAGCCCCGCCGCTCGCCCTCGCCGCAGCAGCCCGGCCGCGCCCGCAAGAGCCGCGCCTCCGCCTCGCCCGCCAGGGCCGCAG CACCCAAACATAAGAGTACCGAGAAAAGAGAATCTCCTTCGCCAGCACCCAAGCCCAGGAAAGCAGAATTGTCGGAATCAG AAGACAAAGGAGGCAAAATGGCTGCAGCAGATTCTGTCCAACAGAGGCGCCAGTACAGGAGGCAAAACCAACAGTCTTCATCTG aAGAGGAGAGGCCCAAGAGGTCGAACGTGAAGAACGGGGAGGTGGGCAGGCGCCGCCGGCACTCGCACTCGCGCAGCCCCTCGCCCTCGCCCCGCAAGCGCCAGAAGGAGTCCTCCCCTCG caggaggaggaggagccccTCGCCGCCCCCCACGCGCCGGCGCCGCTCCCCttccccggcgccgccgccccggcgccgccgctcGCCGTCCCCACCCCGCCGAAG GTCTCCGTCACCGCCCCCGCGCAGACGCTCCCCCTCTCCACGGAGATATTCCCCCCCAATCCAGAGGAGATACTCCCCGAGTCCCCCTCCCAAGAGGAGaacagcctctcctcctccccctcccaaaAGAAGggcctccccttccccccagtCCAAGCGCAGAGTCTCCCACTCCCCCCCGCCAAAGCAGAGGAGCTCCCCCACTGCGAAGCGGCGCTCCCCTTCCGTATCCTCCAAGCACAGGAAGGGGTCTCCTCCCAGCAGATCCAACAGGGAAACACGTTCTccaccacaaaacaaaaggcATTCACCTTCACCACGGCCTCGAGCTTCCCACCCCTCGTCCAGCCCtccgccgccgcgccggggaGCGTCGGCGTCGCCGCAGAGGAGACAGTccccctcacccagcagcaggcCCATCAGGAGGGTGTCCAGAACGCCAGAacccaagaaaacaaa ggcttccacccccagcccccggcGCGTGTCCTCGTCCCGCTCTGCGTCAGGGTCACCCGAGACGGCTCCCAAGAAGCACCAAggccctgcctctcctgcccgCTCGCGCTCTCCCTCTGCAAACTGGTCACCTGCAAAGAAGGCCAAGAGCCCCACGCAGAGCCCCTCACCTGCCCGG AATTCAGATCAAGAAGGTGGTggcaagaagaagaagaaaaagaaggataaGAAGcataaaaaggataaaaagcacaagaaacacaaaaagcaTAAGAAGGagaaggctgcagcagctgcagcagctgctgctgtagtCGCAGCAGACACCACCTCAGTACAGGGAGACCAGGAAGCAGAGACAGAACCCAAAAAG GAGACAGAAAGTGAACCCGAGGACAACCTGGACGACCTGGAGAAGCACCTGCGGGAGAAGGCGCTGAGGTCCATGAGGAAGGCGCAGGTGTCCCCCCCCTCCTAG
- the SRRM1 gene encoding serine/arginine repetitive matrix protein 1 isoform X3 gives MDAGFFRGTSAEQDNRFSNKQKKLLKQLKFAECLEKKVDMSKVNLEVIKPWITKRVTEILGFEDDVVIEFIFNQLEVKNPDSKMMQINLTGFLNGKNAREFMGELWPLLLSAQENIAGIPTAFLELKKEEIKQRQIEQEKLASMKKQDEDKEKRDKEDKDNREKRDRSRSPRRRKSRSPSPRRRSSPVRRERKRSHSRSPHHRTKSRSATPAPEKKEATPEPEPSIKPKETVVQEATSNSDIPKPPKPEPPVPETKETSPERNSKKEREKEKEKTRQRSPTRSKSRSRSRSRSPSHSRPRRRHRSRSRRRPSPRRRPSPRRRSPPRRMPPPPRHRRSRSPVRRRRRSSASLSGSSSSSSSSRSRSPPKKAPKRPAASPPRKARRLSPSASPPRRRHRPSPPGSPPPKPRRSPSPQQPGRARKSRASASPARAAAPKHKSTEKRESPSPAPKPRKAELSESEEDKGGKMAAADSVQQRRQYRRQNQQSSSEEERPKRSNVKNGEVGRRRRHSHSRSPSPSPRKRQKESSPRRRRRSPSPPPTRRRRSPSPAPPPRRRRSPSPPRRRSPSPPPRRRSPSPRRYSPPIQRRYSPSPPPKRRTASPPPPPKRRASPSPQSKRRVSHSPPPKQRSSPTAKRRSPSVSSKHRKGSPPSRSNRETRSPPQNKRHSPSPRPRASHPSSSPPPPRRGASASPQRRQSPSPSSRPIRRVSRTPEPKKTKASTPSPRRVSSSRSASGSPETAPKKHQGPASPARSRSPSANWSPAKKAKSPTQSPSPARNSDQEGGGKKKKKKKDKKHKKDKKHKKHKKHKKEKAAAAAAAAAVVAADTTSVQGDQEAETEPKKETESEPEDNLDDLEKHLREKALRSMRKAQVSPPS, from the exons ATGGACGCCGGGTTCTTCCGC GGaaccagtgcagagcaggacaatcgCTTCAGCAACAAGCAGAAGAAGCTGTTGAAGCAGTTGAAGTTTGCAGAATGCTTAGAAAAGAAG GTGGACATGAGCAAAGTAAATCTGGAAGTAATCAAACCATGGATAACAAAACGAGTAACAGAAATCCTTGGATTTGAAGATGATGTAGTAATTGAATTTATATTCAACCAGTTGGAAGTGAAG AACCCAGATTCCAAAATGATGCAAATCAACCTGACTGGTTTTTTGAATGGGAAAAATGCTAGGGAGTTCATGGGAGAACTGTGGCCACTGCTATTAAGTGCACAAGAAAACATTGCTGGTATTCCAACTGCATTTCTGGaactgaagaaagaagaaataaaacaacgACAG ATAGAGCAGGAGAAACTGGCTTCCATGAAGAAACAAGATGAAGACAAAGAGAAGAGAGATAAGGAAGACAAAGacaacagagagaaaagagacagATCCAGGAGTCCAAGAAG gcgCAAGTCCCGCTCCCCGTCCCCGCGGCGCCGCTCGTCTCCCGTGCGCCGCGAGCGCAAGCGCAGCCACTCGCGCTCGCCCCACCACCGCACCAAGAGCCGCAGCGCCACCCCTGCCCCCGAGAAGAAAGAGGCCACTCCTGAACCAGAGCCCTCCATCAAACCAAAGGAGACCGTGGTGCAAGAGGCGACTTCAAACAG TGATATTCCAAAACCTCCTAAACCTGAACCTCCTGTACCAGAGACTAAGGAAACTTCACCAGAACGTAATTcaaagaaggagagagagaaggagaaggagaagactCGTCAGAGATCCCCAACTCGATCCAAGTCCAGGTCACGATCCCGGTCCCGTTCTCCATCTCATTCTCGACCCAGAAGGCGCCATAGATCACGGTCAAG GAGGCGACCCAGCCCGCGGCGCCGGCCGTCCCCGCGCAGGAGGAGCCCGCCCCGCAGGATGCCTCCCCCAcccaggcacaggaggagcagaTCCCCCGTCAGGCG GAGAAGACGCTCCTCGGCCTCGCTGTCGGGCAGCAGCTCCTCGTCGTCGTCGTCGCGCTCGCGCTCTCCACCAAAGAAGGCTCCCAAGCGGCCGGCGGCCAGCCCCCCGCGCAAGGCGCGCCGCCTGTCGCCCTCGGCCAGCCCGCCCCGGCGCCGCCACCGGCCCTCGCCCCCCGGCAGCCCCCCGCCCAAGCCCCGCCGCTCGCCCTCGCCGCAGCAGCCCGGCCGCGCCCGCAAGAGCCGCGCCTCCGCCTCGCCCGCCAGGGCCGCAG CACCCAAACATAAGAGTACCGAGAAAAGAGAATCTCCTTCGCCAGCACCCAAGCCCAGGAAAGCAGAATTGTCGGAATCAG AAGAAGACAAAGGAGGCAAAATGGCTGCAGCAGATTCTGTCCAACAGAGGCGCCAGTACAGGAGGCAAAACCAACAGTCTTCATCTG aAGAGGAGAGGCCCAAGAGGTCGAACGTGAAGAACGGGGAGGTGGGCAGGCGCCGCCGGCACTCGCACTCGCGCAGCCCCTCGCCCTCGCCCCGCAAGCGCCAGAAGGAGTCCTCCCCTCG caggaggaggaggagccccTCGCCGCCCCCCACGCGCCGGCGCCGCTCCCCttccccggcgccgccgccccggcgccgccgctcGCCGTCCCCACCCCGCCGAAG GTCTCCGTCACCGCCCCCGCGCAGACGCTCCCCCTCTCCACGGAGATATTCCCCCCCAATCCAGAGGAGATACTCCCCGAGTCCCCCTCCCAAGAGGAGaacagcctctcctcctccccctcccaaaAGAAGggcctccccttccccccagtCCAAGCGCAGAGTCTCCCACTCCCCCCCGCCAAAGCAGAGGAGCTCCCCCACTGCGAAGCGGCGCTCCCCTTCCGTATCCTCCAAGCACAGGAAGGGGTCTCCTCCCAGCAGATCCAACAGGGAAACACGTTCTccaccacaaaacaaaaggcATTCACCTTCACCACGGCCTCGAGCTTCCCACCCCTCGTCCAGCCCtccgccgccgcgccggggaGCGTCGGCGTCGCCGCAGAGGAGACAGTccccctcacccagcagcaggcCCATCAGGAGGGTGTCCAGAACGCCAGAacccaagaaaacaaa ggcttccacccccagcccccggcGCGTGTCCTCGTCCCGCTCTGCGTCAGGGTCACCCGAGACGGCTCCCAAGAAGCACCAAggccctgcctctcctgcccgCTCGCGCTCTCCCTCTGCAAACTGGTCACCTGCAAAGAAGGCCAAGAGCCCCACGCAGAGCCCCTCACCTGCCCGG AATTCAGATCAAGAAGGTGGTggcaagaagaagaagaaaaagaaggataaGAAGcataaaaaggataaaaagcacaagaaacacaaaaagcaTAAGAAGGagaaggctgcagcagctgcagcagctgctgctgtagtCGCAGCAGACACCACCTCAGTACAGGGAGACCAGGAAGCAGAGACAGAACCCAAAAAG GAGACAGAAAGTGAACCCGAGGACAACCTGGACGACCTGGAGAAGCACCTGCGGGAGAAGGCGCTGAGGTCCATGAGGAAGGCGCAGGTGTCCCCCCCCTCCTAG
- the SRRM1 gene encoding serine/arginine repetitive matrix protein 1 isoform X2: MDAGFFRGTSAEQDNRFSNKQKKLLKQLKFAECLEKKVDMSKVNLEVIKPWITKRVTEILGFEDDVVIEFIFNQLEVKNPDSKMMQINLTGFLNGKNAREFMGELWPLLLSAQENIAGIPTAFLELKKEEIKQRQIEQEKLASMKKQDEDKEKRDKEDKDNREKRDRSRSPRRRKSRSPSPRRRSSPVRRERKRSHSRSPHHRTKSRSATPAPEKKEATPEPEPSIKPKETVVQEATSNSDIPKPPKPEPPVPETKETSPERNSKKEREKEKEKTRQRSPTRSKSRSRSRSRSPSHSRPRRRHRSRSRRRPSPRRRPSPRRRSPPRRMPPPPRHRRSRSPVRRRRRSSASLSGSSSSSSSSRSRSPPKKAPKRPAASPPRKARRLSPSASPPRRRHRPSPPGSPPPKPRRSPSPQQPGRARKSRASASPARAAAPKHKSTEKRESPSPAPKPRKAELSESEDKGGKMAAADSVQQRRQYRRQNQQSSSDSGSSSSSEEERPKRSNVKNGEVGRRRRHSHSRSPSPSPRKRQKESSPRRRRRSPSPPPTRRRRSPSPAPPPRRRRSPSPPRRRSPSPPPRRRSPSPRRYSPPIQRRYSPSPPPKRRTASPPPPPKRRASPSPQSKRRVSHSPPPKQRSSPTAKRRSPSVSSKHRKGSPPSRSNRETRSPPQNKRHSPSPRPRASHPSSSPPPPRRGASASPQRRQSPSPSSRPIRRVSRTPEPKKTKASTPSPRRVSSSRSASGSPETAPKKHQGPASPARSRSPSANWSPAKKAKSPTQSPSPARNSDQEGGGKKKKKKKDKKHKKDKKHKKHKKHKKEKAAAAAAAAAVVAADTTSVQGDQEAETEPKKETESEPEDNLDDLEKHLREKALRSMRKAQVSPPS, encoded by the exons ATGGACGCCGGGTTCTTCCGC GGaaccagtgcagagcaggacaatcgCTTCAGCAACAAGCAGAAGAAGCTGTTGAAGCAGTTGAAGTTTGCAGAATGCTTAGAAAAGAAG GTGGACATGAGCAAAGTAAATCTGGAAGTAATCAAACCATGGATAACAAAACGAGTAACAGAAATCCTTGGATTTGAAGATGATGTAGTAATTGAATTTATATTCAACCAGTTGGAAGTGAAG AACCCAGATTCCAAAATGATGCAAATCAACCTGACTGGTTTTTTGAATGGGAAAAATGCTAGGGAGTTCATGGGAGAACTGTGGCCACTGCTATTAAGTGCACAAGAAAACATTGCTGGTATTCCAACTGCATTTCTGGaactgaagaaagaagaaataaaacaacgACAG ATAGAGCAGGAGAAACTGGCTTCCATGAAGAAACAAGATGAAGACAAAGAGAAGAGAGATAAGGAAGACAAAGacaacagagagaaaagagacagATCCAGGAGTCCAAGAAG gcgCAAGTCCCGCTCCCCGTCCCCGCGGCGCCGCTCGTCTCCCGTGCGCCGCGAGCGCAAGCGCAGCCACTCGCGCTCGCCCCACCACCGCACCAAGAGCCGCAGCGCCACCCCTGCCCCCGAGAAGAAAGAGGCCACTCCTGAACCAGAGCCCTCCATCAAACCAAAGGAGACCGTGGTGCAAGAGGCGACTTCAAACAG TGATATTCCAAAACCTCCTAAACCTGAACCTCCTGTACCAGAGACTAAGGAAACTTCACCAGAACGTAATTcaaagaaggagagagagaaggagaaggagaagactCGTCAGAGATCCCCAACTCGATCCAAGTCCAGGTCACGATCCCGGTCCCGTTCTCCATCTCATTCTCGACCCAGAAGGCGCCATAGATCACGGTCAAG GAGGCGACCCAGCCCGCGGCGCCGGCCGTCCCCGCGCAGGAGGAGCCCGCCCCGCAGGATGCCTCCCCCAcccaggcacaggaggagcagaTCCCCCGTCAGGCG GAGAAGACGCTCCTCGGCCTCGCTGTCGGGCAGCAGCTCCTCGTCGTCGTCGTCGCGCTCGCGCTCTCCACCAAAGAAGGCTCCCAAGCGGCCGGCGGCCAGCCCCCCGCGCAAGGCGCGCCGCCTGTCGCCCTCGGCCAGCCCGCCCCGGCGCCGCCACCGGCCCTCGCCCCCCGGCAGCCCCCCGCCCAAGCCCCGCCGCTCGCCCTCGCCGCAGCAGCCCGGCCGCGCCCGCAAGAGCCGCGCCTCCGCCTCGCCCGCCAGGGCCGCAG CACCCAAACATAAGAGTACCGAGAAAAGAGAATCTCCTTCGCCAGCACCCAAGCCCAGGAAAGCAGAATTGTCGGAATCAG AAGACAAAGGAGGCAAAATGGCTGCAGCAGATTCTGTCCAACAGAGGCGCCAGTACAGGAGGCAAAACCAACAGTCTTCATCTG ATTCTGGttcctcatcttcctcagaAGAGGAGAGGCCCAAGAGGTCGAACGTGAAGAACGGGGAGGTGGGCAGGCGCCGCCGGCACTCGCACTCGCGCAGCCCCTCGCCCTCGCCCCGCAAGCGCCAGAAGGAGTCCTCCCCTCG caggaggaggaggagccccTCGCCGCCCCCCACGCGCCGGCGCCGCTCCCCttccccggcgccgccgccccggcgccgccgctcGCCGTCCCCACCCCGCCGAAG GTCTCCGTCACCGCCCCCGCGCAGACGCTCCCCCTCTCCACGGAGATATTCCCCCCCAATCCAGAGGAGATACTCCCCGAGTCCCCCTCCCAAGAGGAGaacagcctctcctcctccccctcccaaaAGAAGggcctccccttccccccagtCCAAGCGCAGAGTCTCCCACTCCCCCCCGCCAAAGCAGAGGAGCTCCCCCACTGCGAAGCGGCGCTCCCCTTCCGTATCCTCCAAGCACAGGAAGGGGTCTCCTCCCAGCAGATCCAACAGGGAAACACGTTCTccaccacaaaacaaaaggcATTCACCTTCACCACGGCCTCGAGCTTCCCACCCCTCGTCCAGCCCtccgccgccgcgccggggaGCGTCGGCGTCGCCGCAGAGGAGACAGTccccctcacccagcagcaggcCCATCAGGAGGGTGTCCAGAACGCCAGAacccaagaaaacaaa ggcttccacccccagcccccggcGCGTGTCCTCGTCCCGCTCTGCGTCAGGGTCACCCGAGACGGCTCCCAAGAAGCACCAAggccctgcctctcctgcccgCTCGCGCTCTCCCTCTGCAAACTGGTCACCTGCAAAGAAGGCCAAGAGCCCCACGCAGAGCCCCTCACCTGCCCGG AATTCAGATCAAGAAGGTGGTggcaagaagaagaagaaaaagaaggataaGAAGcataaaaaggataaaaagcacaagaaacacaaaaagcaTAAGAAGGagaaggctgcagcagctgcagcagctgctgctgtagtCGCAGCAGACACCACCTCAGTACAGGGAGACCAGGAAGCAGAGACAGAACCCAAAAAG GAGACAGAAAGTGAACCCGAGGACAACCTGGACGACCTGGAGAAGCACCTGCGGGAGAAGGCGCTGAGGTCCATGAGGAAGGCGCAGGTGTCCCCCCCCTCCTAG
- the SRRM1 gene encoding serine/arginine repetitive matrix protein 1 isoform X5, protein MDAGFFRGTSAEQDNRFSNKQKKLLKQLKFAECLEKKVDMSKVNLEVIKPWITKRVTEILGFEDDVVIEFIFNQLEVKNPDSKMMQINLTGFLNGKNAREFMGELWPLLLSAQENIAGIPTAFLELKKEEIKQRQIEQEKLASMKKQDEDKEKRDKEDKDNREKRDRSRSPRRRKSRSPSPRRRSSPVRRERKRSHSRSPHHRTKSRSATPAPEKKEATPEPEPSIKPKETVVQEATSNSDIPKPPKPEPPVPETKETSPERNSKKEREKEKEKTRQRSPTRSKSRSRSRSRSPSHSRPRRRHRSRSRRRPSPRRRPSPRRRSPPRRMPPPPRHRRSRSPVRRRRRSSASLSGSSSSSSSSRSRSPPKKAPKRPAASPPRKARRLSPSASPPRRRHRPSPQQPGRARKSRASASPARAAAPKHKSTEKRESPSPAPKPRKAELSESEEDKGGKMAAADSVQQRRQYRRQNQQSSSDSGSSSSSEEERPKRSNVKNGEVGRRRRHSHSRSPSPSPRKRQKESSPRRRRRSPSPPPTRRRRSPSPAPPPRRRRSPSPPRRRSPSPPPRRRSPSPRRYSPPIQRRYSPSPPPKRRTASPPPPPKRRASPSPQSKRRVSHSPPPKQRSSPTAKRRSPSVSSKHRKGSPPSRSNRETRSPPQNKRHSPSPRPRASHPSSSPPPPRRGASASPQRRQSPSPSSRPIRRVSRTPEPKKTKASTPSPRRVSSSRSASGSPETAPKKHQGPASPARSRSPSANWSPAKKAKSPTQSPSPARNSDQEGGGKKKKKKKDKKHKKDKKHKKHKKHKKEKAAAAAAAAAVVAADTTSVQGDQEAETEPKKETESEPEDNLDDLEKHLREKALRSMRKAQVSPPS, encoded by the exons ATGGACGCCGGGTTCTTCCGC GGaaccagtgcagagcaggacaatcgCTTCAGCAACAAGCAGAAGAAGCTGTTGAAGCAGTTGAAGTTTGCAGAATGCTTAGAAAAGAAG GTGGACATGAGCAAAGTAAATCTGGAAGTAATCAAACCATGGATAACAAAACGAGTAACAGAAATCCTTGGATTTGAAGATGATGTAGTAATTGAATTTATATTCAACCAGTTGGAAGTGAAG AACCCAGATTCCAAAATGATGCAAATCAACCTGACTGGTTTTTTGAATGGGAAAAATGCTAGGGAGTTCATGGGAGAACTGTGGCCACTGCTATTAAGTGCACAAGAAAACATTGCTGGTATTCCAACTGCATTTCTGGaactgaagaaagaagaaataaaacaacgACAG ATAGAGCAGGAGAAACTGGCTTCCATGAAGAAACAAGATGAAGACAAAGAGAAGAGAGATAAGGAAGACAAAGacaacagagagaaaagagacagATCCAGGAGTCCAAGAAG gcgCAAGTCCCGCTCCCCGTCCCCGCGGCGCCGCTCGTCTCCCGTGCGCCGCGAGCGCAAGCGCAGCCACTCGCGCTCGCCCCACCACCGCACCAAGAGCCGCAGCGCCACCCCTGCCCCCGAGAAGAAAGAGGCCACTCCTGAACCAGAGCCCTCCATCAAACCAAAGGAGACCGTGGTGCAAGAGGCGACTTCAAACAG TGATATTCCAAAACCTCCTAAACCTGAACCTCCTGTACCAGAGACTAAGGAAACTTCACCAGAACGTAATTcaaagaaggagagagagaaggagaaggagaagactCGTCAGAGATCCCCAACTCGATCCAAGTCCAGGTCACGATCCCGGTCCCGTTCTCCATCTCATTCTCGACCCAGAAGGCGCCATAGATCACGGTCAAG GAGGCGACCCAGCCCGCGGCGCCGGCCGTCCCCGCGCAGGAGGAGCCCGCCCCGCAGGATGCCTCCCCCAcccaggcacaggaggagcagaTCCCCCGTCAGGCG GAGAAGACGCTCCTCGGCCTCGCTGTCGGGCAGCAGCTCCTCGTCGTCGTCGTCGCGCTCGCGCTCTCCACCAAAGAAGGCTCCCAAGCGGCCGGCGGCCAGCCCCCCGCGCAAGGCGCGCCGCCTGTCGCCCTCGGCCAGCCCGCCCCGGCGCCGCCACCGGCCCTCGCC GCAGCAGCCCGGCCGCGCCCGCAAGAGCCGCGCCTCCGCCTCGCCCGCCAGGGCCGCAG CACCCAAACATAAGAGTACCGAGAAAAGAGAATCTCCTTCGCCAGCACCCAAGCCCAGGAAAGCAGAATTGTCGGAATCAG AAGAAGACAAAGGAGGCAAAATGGCTGCAGCAGATTCTGTCCAACAGAGGCGCCAGTACAGGAGGCAAAACCAACAGTCTTCATCTG ATTCTGGttcctcatcttcctcagaAGAGGAGAGGCCCAAGAGGTCGAACGTGAAGAACGGGGAGGTGGGCAGGCGCCGCCGGCACTCGCACTCGCGCAGCCCCTCGCCCTCGCCCCGCAAGCGCCAGAAGGAGTCCTCCCCTCG caggaggaggaggagccccTCGCCGCCCCCCACGCGCCGGCGCCGCTCCCCttccccggcgccgccgccccggcgccgccgctcGCCGTCCCCACCCCGCCGAAG GTCTCCGTCACCGCCCCCGCGCAGACGCTCCCCCTCTCCACGGAGATATTCCCCCCCAATCCAGAGGAGATACTCCCCGAGTCCCCCTCCCAAGAGGAGaacagcctctcctcctccccctcccaaaAGAAGggcctccccttccccccagtCCAAGCGCAGAGTCTCCCACTCCCCCCCGCCAAAGCAGAGGAGCTCCCCCACTGCGAAGCGGCGCTCCCCTTCCGTATCCTCCAAGCACAGGAAGGGGTCTCCTCCCAGCAGATCCAACAGGGAAACACGTTCTccaccacaaaacaaaaggcATTCACCTTCACCACGGCCTCGAGCTTCCCACCCCTCGTCCAGCCCtccgccgccgcgccggggaGCGTCGGCGTCGCCGCAGAGGAGACAGTccccctcacccagcagcaggcCCATCAGGAGGGTGTCCAGAACGCCAGAacccaagaaaacaaa ggcttccacccccagcccccggcGCGTGTCCTCGTCCCGCTCTGCGTCAGGGTCACCCGAGACGGCTCCCAAGAAGCACCAAggccctgcctctcctgcccgCTCGCGCTCTCCCTCTGCAAACTGGTCACCTGCAAAGAAGGCCAAGAGCCCCACGCAGAGCCCCTCACCTGCCCGG AATTCAGATCAAGAAGGTGGTggcaagaagaagaagaaaaagaaggataaGAAGcataaaaaggataaaaagcacaagaaacacaaaaagcaTAAGAAGGagaaggctgcagcagctgcagcagctgctgctgtagtCGCAGCAGACACCACCTCAGTACAGGGAGACCAGGAAGCAGAGACAGAACCCAAAAAG GAGACAGAAAGTGAACCCGAGGACAACCTGGACGACCTGGAGAAGCACCTGCGGGAGAAGGCGCTGAGGTCCATGAGGAAGGCGCAGGTGTCCCCCCCCTCCTAG